A stretch of DNA from Cellulomonas fengjieae:
GACCGTCTCACGCCAGGCCTCCCGGATCGAGAAATTGCCTCCACAACGTCCTGCTCCTACCGTTGCTGGCGACACACAAGGGGACGGCCCGCCGCGGCGCGGCCCCTCGGAGAGGCCCCCATGACGACTCCGCAGACGTCCCTGTCGGCGCAGATCTGGCGCAAGAAGCCGATCACCCCCGCAACCGCGACGTCGAGCGAGGGCCTCCAGCGGTCCATCGGCACGTTCACGCTGATGATGTTCGGCGTCGGCGCGACCGTCGGCACGGGCGTGTTCTTCGTCATGCACGAGGCGGTCCCCGACGCCGGTCCGGCGGTCGTCATCTCGTTCCTGCTCGCCGGCCTGGCGGCGGGTCTGTCGGCGCTGTCCTACGCCGAGATGGCGTCGGCGGTCCCCGTGTCGGGATCGACGTACTCCTACGCCTACGCGACCCTCGGCGAGCTGATCGCGATGGGGGTGGCCGCCTGCCTGCTGCTCGAGTACGGCGTCTCGACCGCCGCCGTGGCGGTCGGCTGGAGCGACTACCTCAACCAGCTGCTGCACAACCTGATCGGCTGGCAGATCCCGACGGCCCTGTCTGCGGCCCCGTGGGACGCCGAGCCGGGCTTCGTCAACCTGCCGGCGCTGATCCTGGTCCTGATGTGCGCGATCCTGCTGATCAGGGGCGCAGCCGAGTCCGCGACCGCCAACGCCGTCATGGTCGTGATCAAGCTCGCCGTGCTGCTGATGTTCGTCGCGATCGCGTTCACGGGCTTCCACGCCGACAACTTCGCCGACTTCGCGCCGAACGGCATCACCGGGATCACGGCGGCCGCGGGAACCATCTTCTTCACGTTCATCGGCCTGGATGCGATCTCCACCGCCGGCAACGAGGTCCGGGACCCGCAGCGGACCATGCCGCGCGCCATCCTCGGCGCCCTGGCGATCGTCACCACGATCTACGTCCTCGTCGCGGTCTCGGCGCTCGGGACGCAGCCGTGGCAGGCGTTCGGCGACGCGGCCCAGAGCGAGGCCGGGCTGGCGAAGATCCTGGAGGACGTCGTCGGCTCGACCTGGCCGGGCACGGTCCTGTCCGCGGGTGCC
This window harbors:
- a CDS encoding APC family permease, producing the protein MTTPQTSLSAQIWRKKPITPATATSSEGLQRSIGTFTLMMFGVGATVGTGVFFVMHEAVPDAGPAVVISFLLAGLAAGLSALSYAEMASAVPVSGSTYSYAYATLGELIAMGVAACLLLEYGVSTAAVAVGWSDYLNQLLHNLIGWQIPTALSAAPWDAEPGFVNLPALILVLMCAILLIRGAAESATANAVMVVIKLAVLLMFVAIAFTGFHADNFADFAPNGITGITAAAGTIFFTFIGLDAISTAGNEVRDPQRTMPRAILGALAIVTTIYVLVAVSALGTQPWQAFGDAAQSEAGLAKILEDVVGSTWPGTVLSAGAVVSIFSVTLVTMYGQTRILFAIGRDGLLPQTFARVNARTHTPVNNTVVVAVVVGLLAAFVPLDYLWDLVSIGTLIAFMVVSIGVIILRRTRPDLPRAFKVPGYPVTPVLAVAACLYILSGLPWYTYAWFLLWLGVVLTFYFLWGRKHSRLQRAVEAGTLDREEMR